A single Oryctolagus cuniculus chromosome 18, mOryCun1.1, whole genome shotgun sequence DNA region contains:
- the LOC138846463 gene encoding uncharacterized protein: protein MTTTVCTQDPPRTAKAIKRCSRPLGQARVSQMHVPAPTAPKAKITIQDTVAVWEQTRGPATRAVMIRPPESFGLRIAEREGLEEEESWEGSPEPLGLGSPVGTAESPAAASHTESPEYSRRWGGLCQCASLPNLSRPEHREDNSSDAGSREGLWMWAPPRASEPPEPGPMQAVPAWGPQLKTSPYWHGSPTHSGDSHGLEPARASPGLGDQARVPSLARGLLTSYSTGHLDDGCLLEERPSPASVLPRLGSSLPCVFTASCALG from the exons ATGACCACAActgtctgcacacaggaccctcctaggacag CCAAGGCTATAAAACggtgcagcaggcccctggggcaggcacgcgtctcccagatgcacgttcctgcccccactgctccgaaggccaaaatcaccattcaggacacagtggcagtgtgggagcagaccAGGGGTCCCGCTACCCGTGCAGTGATGATCCGTCCTCCAGAAAGCTTTGGCCTCCGCATCGCCGAGAGGgaaggcctggaggaggaggagagctgggaaggcagcccagagcccctcggcctgggctcccctgtggggaccGCAGAGTCTCCAGCTGCGGCCAGCCACACAGAGTCTCCAGAGTACtcgaggaggtggggaggcctgtgccagtgcgccagtctccctaacctgagcaggccagagcacagggaggacaactcctccgacgctggcagccgggagggcctgtggatgtgggctcctccacgggcctcggagcccccagaaccagggcccatgcaggctgtCCCCGCCTGGGGGCCACAGCTGAAGACTTCCCCCTACTGGCATGGCAGCCCCACGCACTCTGGGGACAGTCACGGGCTGGagccggccagagccagccctgggctgggagaccaggcccgcgtgccctccctggccagaggcctccttACCTCCTATTCCACAGGGCACCTGGATGATGGGTGCCTCCTAGAAGAGAGGCCGAGTCCAgcatctgtcctgcccaggctgggcagcagccttccgtgtgtcttcacggcatcctgtgcacttggttga